A window of Cyanobacterium sp. T60_A2020_053 contains these coding sequences:
- a CDS encoding PDZ domain-containing protein translates to MKKIITSLILIIYILSWGWLGVEGAYAFSEEEKLILQCWRLVNESYVDSTFNGQNWWNLRQKFLRQPLHNREETYTAIREMLATLDDPYTRLLPPDRYHDLQITTSGELSGVGLQISINPETKHIQVVTPLPNSPAETAGIAPRDEVVSIDGIQTDGLSLDEAANLIRGEIGTEVLLIIKPQNEQKIKEYRLKRDRLSLSSVIAKLDNTDPNFLVGYLRLNQFSGNATQDIAHSIALMERDGVKGYILDLRNNPGGLLQAGVEIARLWLKPSTIVYTVNRQGTMGSYDAFGQPLTDKPLVVLVNGGTASASEILAGALQDNGRALLVGEKTYGKGLIQSLFKLPDGAGLAVTVAKYETPNHKDINKLGITPDVVVSPSAPLTFFQIATDDDLQYRRALDLLHNNG, encoded by the coding sequence ATGAAAAAAATTATTACCAGCCTAATTTTAATTATCTATATCCTATCGTGGGGATGGCTAGGGGTGGAGGGCGCTTATGCCTTTAGCGAAGAAGAAAAATTAATTTTGCAATGTTGGCGCTTAGTTAATGAATCTTATGTAGATAGCACTTTTAATGGTCAAAATTGGTGGAATTTAAGACAAAAATTTTTACGGCAACCATTACACAATCGAGAAGAAACCTACACAGCTATCAGGGAAATGTTAGCAACTTTAGATGATCCTTATACCCGTTTATTACCACCAGATCGCTATCATGATCTACAAATTACCACATCTGGGGAATTATCAGGGGTAGGTTTACAAATTAGTATCAATCCTGAAACTAAACATATCCAAGTCGTCACCCCTCTACCCAATTCCCCCGCCGAAACCGCCGGAATTGCCCCCCGTGATGAGGTAGTCAGTATCGATGGCATTCAAACCGATGGTTTAAGTTTAGATGAAGCCGCTAATTTAATTCGAGGAGAAATTGGTACAGAAGTATTATTAATAATTAAGCCCCAAAATGAGCAAAAGATTAAAGAATATCGTTTAAAAAGAGATCGTTTGTCATTAAGTTCAGTAATTGCTAAATTAGATAACACAGACCCTAATTTTTTGGTAGGTTATCTCCGTTTAAATCAATTTAGCGGTAATGCTACCCAAGATATTGCGCATAGTATCGCCTTGATGGAAAGAGACGGGGTAAAGGGTTATATTTTAGATTTGCGTAACAATCCGGGAGGATTACTACAAGCAGGGGTAGAAATCGCTCGGTTGTGGTTAAAACCTAGTACCATTGTATATACTGTCAATCGTCAAGGCACAATGGGTAGTTACGATGCCTTCGGACAGCCTTTAACAGATAAGCCTTTGGTTGTTTTAGTTAATGGTGGCACAGCTAGCGCTAGTGAAATTTTGGCGGGCGCTTTGCAAGATAATGGGCGCGCTTTATTGGTAGGAGAAAAAACCTACGGTAAGGGTTTAATTCAATCTCTGTTTAAACTCCCTGACGGCGCTGGATTGGCGGTAACAGTGGCTAAATATGAAACTCCTAACCACAAAGATATTAATAAATTGGGTATTACTCCTGATGTTGTGGTATCCCCTTCAGCGCCCCTCACCTTTTTTCAGATTGCCACCGATGATGATTTGCAATACCGGAGGGCGCTGGATTTACTTCATAACAATGGATAA
- a CDS encoding sodium:proton antiporter, whose protein sequence is MAVNSDNFTNLVSSLILLLLVATVVALVTRKLKIPYVIGLVVAGLFITPETLPRSISLNADVILNLFLPILIFEAAINTEISRLRDTVKPIALLAGPGVLISALITTLLLRNFFDFPWLTAAAISVILSITDTVSVIAAFKSVVVPSPLANIVENESLFNDGVALVLINIITTILLEGSFSWGGALMQTFVAFVGGGALGLGLGYLCVGLFQQLDDALSSILLTVAVSLGSFQIGQLLEVSGAISVVITGLVVGNLGFSKTSAGTRVTLLNFWEYAGFGVNTFLFLVLGISIDLSTVIQTFPLAILAIIAYQIGRVFAIYPLSYLLKFFDRPLPLKWQHILIWGNVKGSLSMALAISLPSTLPLKNELVTIVFSTVLLSLLGQGLSLSWFVKKLKISTPSIIKQKIEQLQLNLITAKSAQKELKNLLDSGSLSKSLYEEIFSGYQVKIADAENKLREYYNQRPSHQNSTLENLYLDGLLRRLYIAEKSAITDALRKGILTEDSALDYLQQLDEKLLSLRDE, encoded by the coding sequence ATTGCCGTGAATAGTGATAACTTTACAAACCTTGTCAGCAGTCTAATATTATTGCTATTGGTGGCAACCGTTGTCGCTTTAGTTACTCGCAAATTAAAAATTCCCTATGTCATCGGCTTAGTAGTAGCTGGGTTATTCATCACCCCTGAAACCTTACCTCGTTCCATTTCTCTCAATGCTGATGTCATTCTCAATCTGTTTTTGCCAATTCTGATTTTTGAAGCAGCTATCAACACCGAAATTAGTCGTTTGCGCGATACCGTTAAACCCATCGCTTTATTAGCTGGGCCCGGAGTATTAATCAGCGCCCTCATCACCACTCTACTCTTACGGAATTTTTTTGATTTTCCTTGGTTAACGGCGGCGGCTATTAGTGTAATTTTAAGCATTACCGATACCGTGTCAGTAATTGCCGCTTTTAAAAGCGTGGTAGTGCCTTCTCCCTTGGCTAATATCGTGGAAAATGAGAGTTTATTTAATGATGGTGTTGCCCTTGTTTTAATCAATATTATTACAACCATATTACTAGAAGGTTCATTTTCGTGGGGAGGGGCGCTGATGCAAACCTTCGTGGCATTTGTGGGGGGAGGGGCGCTGGGTTTAGGGTTAGGGTATCTTTGTGTGGGTTTATTTCAGCAGTTAGATGATGCCCTCAGTAGCATATTATTAACCGTTGCCGTCTCTTTGGGTTCATTTCAAATCGGGCAATTATTAGAGGTGTCGGGCGCTATTTCTGTAGTGATTACTGGTTTAGTGGTGGGTAATTTGGGTTTTAGTAAAACTTCCGCTGGTACTAGAGTAACTCTGTTAAATTTTTGGGAATATGCAGGATTTGGGGTTAATACTTTTCTTTTTTTAGTATTAGGAATCAGTATTGATTTAAGTACAGTAATTCAAACTTTTCCTCTCGCAATTTTAGCAATTATTGCTTATCAAATAGGTAGAGTTTTTGCTATTTATCCTCTTAGTTATTTACTCAAATTTTTTGACCGCCCCTTACCCTTAAAGTGGCAACATATACTAATTTGGGGTAACGTGAAAGGCTCATTATCAATGGCATTAGCCATCAGTCTTCCCTCTACATTACCCCTAAAAAATGAATTAGTTACTATTGTTTTTAGCACTGTTTTATTATCGTTACTTGGTCAAGGTCTAAGTTTATCTTGGTTTGTGAAAAAGTTAAAAATATCTACTCCTTCCATAATTAAACAAAAAATAGAACAACTACAACTAAACTTAATTACTGCCAAATCTGCCCAAAAAGAATTGAAAAATTTACTAGATTCGGGTAGCTTATCTAAATCTCTTTATGAAGAAATTTTTTCTGGTTATCAAGTAAAAATTGCCGATGCGGAAAATAAATTAAGAGAATATTATAACCAGCGCCCGTCACACCAGAATAGCACCCTAGAAAATTTATATTTAGACGGTTTATTGCGCCGTTTATACATAGCGGAAAAAAGTGCTATTACCGATGCTTTACGCAAGGGGATATTAACAGAAGATAGCGCCCTCGACTATTTACAACAACTTGATGAAAAATTACTTTCCCTACGAGATGAATAA
- the chlG gene encoding chlorophyll synthase ChlG has product MTDSESKDYSQVNLDRDDKGAKARQMLGMKGAGKASNIWQIRLQLMKPITWIPLIWGVVCGAASSGGYVWGVEDFLMALTCMLMSGPLLAGYTQTINDFYDRDIDAINEPYRPIPSGAITIPQVVTQILVLLLLGIGVAYGLDVWAGHDFPILTCLALGGSFVSYIYSAPPLKLKKNGWLGNYALGSSYIALPWWAGHALFGELNWTIVVLTLIYSMAGLGIAVVNDFKSVEGDAKLGLNSLPVMFGVTGAAWICVIMIDVFQAGMGLYLVSIHKNLYATILFLLIIPQITFQDMYFLRNPLENDVKYQASAQPFLVLGMLVLGLAIGNS; this is encoded by the coding sequence ATGACTGATTCTGAATCAAAAGATTATTCTCAAGTTAATTTGGATCGAGATGATAAAGGCGCAAAAGCTAGACAAATGCTGGGGATGAAGGGCGCTGGAAAGGCTAGTAATATTTGGCAAATTCGTCTTCAGTTGATGAAACCCATTACTTGGATTCCCTTGATTTGGGGCGTGGTATGTGGCGCTGCTTCTTCTGGGGGATACGTCTGGGGAGTGGAAGATTTCCTCATGGCGTTAACCTGTATGTTGATGTCTGGTCCTCTTTTAGCTGGTTATACTCAAACCATTAATGATTTTTATGATCGAGACATTGACGCTATTAATGAGCCTTATCGCCCTATTCCTTCGGGCGCTATTACTATTCCCCAAGTTGTTACCCAAATTCTGGTGCTATTACTTTTAGGAATTGGTGTTGCCTACGGTTTGGATGTGTGGGCTGGTCATGATTTCCCTATTTTAACTTGTTTGGCTCTGGGTGGTTCATTTGTATCATACATTTATTCAGCGCCCCCCCTCAAGTTGAAAAAAAATGGTTGGTTAGGCAATTACGCTCTTGGTTCTAGTTATATCGCATTACCTTGGTGGGCTGGTCATGCTTTATTTGGGGAGTTAAATTGGACTATCGTAGTCTTAACCCTCATTTACAGTATGGCTGGATTAGGTATCGCTGTGGTTAATGACTTCAAAAGTGTGGAAGGAGATGCAAAATTAGGTTTAAATTCCTTACCTGTTATGTTTGGGGTGACGGGCGCTGCTTGGATTTGTGTCATCATGATTGATGTCTTTCAAGCCGGAATGGGTTTATATTTGGTTAGCATCCATAAAAATCTTTACGCTACCATTTTATTCCTCTTGATTATCCCTCAAATTACTTTCCAAGATATGTATTTTTTGCGCAATCCCCTTGAGAATGATGTTAAATATCAAGCCAGTGCGCAACCTTTCCTTGTGTTAGGAATGTTAGTTTTGGGTTTAGCCATCGGTAATTCTTAA
- a CDS encoding ABC transporter ATP-binding protein: MIEVEGLSKNYGTNQAIKDVSFRVEKGTILGFLGPNGAGKTTTMRILSGYLPATAGKATIAGYEVHSQPMAVRKNIGYLPENPPLYPEMTVKDFLLFVAKIKGVAKKQRPSQVQKALECCQIEDKAQVIIRKLSKGYRQRVGIAQAIVHDPPVIILDEPTVGLDPRQIIEVRRLIRSLAGERTIILSSHILPEVSMTCDLVTIINQGKIVATDTPEKLLQHLQGECHYEIELVGEINHLLPQLDQIKDIQSHNVQPLTNQENRQLLTIQLTHNDDSAKDIARLLVNEGLEIYEMKRLKPSLEDVFLQLTTNEE; this comes from the coding sequence ATGATTGAAGTCGAAGGATTAAGTAAAAATTACGGCACAAATCAAGCCATTAAAGATGTTTCTTTTCGAGTGGAAAAAGGAACAATTTTAGGGTTTTTAGGACCTAACGGTGCTGGAAAAACCACTACCATGAGAATTTTAAGCGGTTATCTTCCTGCCACCGCAGGAAAAGCCACCATCGCCGGTTATGAAGTGCATAGTCAACCCATGGCGGTGAGAAAAAATATTGGTTATCTACCCGAAAATCCTCCCCTTTACCCTGAAATGACGGTAAAAGATTTTTTGTTGTTTGTAGCTAAAATCAAAGGAGTAGCCAAAAAACAGCGCCCGTCACAGGTACAAAAAGCCCTAGAGTGTTGCCAAATAGAGGATAAAGCCCAAGTTATCATCCGTAAGCTATCCAAAGGTTATCGTCAAAGGGTAGGAATTGCCCAAGCCATTGTCCATGATCCACCTGTTATTATCTTAGATGAACCTACGGTAGGTTTAGACCCTCGTCAAATCATTGAAGTGCGCCGTTTAATTAGAAGTTTAGCAGGAGAAAGAACCATTATTCTGTCTAGTCATATTTTGCCTGAAGTTAGTATGACTTGTGACTTAGTAACTATTATTAATCAAGGGAAAATCGTCGCCACAGATACCCCCGAAAAACTTTTGCAACATTTGCAGGGTGAATGCCATTATGAAATCGAATTAGTGGGAGAAATCAACCATCTTTTACCGCAACTAGACCAAATTAAAGATATTCAATCTCACAATGTGCAACCCTTGACGAATCAAGAAAACCGTCAATTATTGACCATACAACTTACCCATAATGACGATAGCGCTAAGGATATTGCCCGTTTGTTGGTGAATGAAGGTTTAGAGATATACGAAATGAAGCGCCTCAAACCTTCTTTAGAGGATGTATTTTTACAACTGACTACTAATGAAGAATAA
- the maf gene encoding septum formation inhibitor Maf, whose translation MTKFILASASPARLKLLQMIGINPLVEVSNYDESLVNLLNPQNLVNTLAQNKAQTVAKNHREGLILGCDSVLAVNGEIYGKPETPADAIQRWRQMSSQVGKLYTGHALIEVKSNQIITRCGITEVYFANVDDETIKAYVATGEPLKCAGSFALEGRGGFLIDKIIGCHSNVIGLSLPLLRTMLGELNYRVTDFW comes from the coding sequence ATGACCAAATTTATTTTAGCTTCAGCATCCCCAGCGCGCCTCAAACTATTACAAATGATTGGGATTAATCCCCTCGTGGAAGTAAGTAACTATGATGAATCTCTGGTTAATTTATTGAATCCGCAAAATTTGGTTAATACTTTAGCCCAAAATAAAGCCCAAACCGTTGCCAAAAATCATCGAGAAGGATTAATCTTAGGGTGTGATTCCGTGTTAGCGGTAAACGGCGAAATTTATGGCAAACCAGAAACTCCTGCCGATGCCATCCAGCGTTGGCGCCAAATGAGTTCTCAGGTGGGCAAACTTTATACGGGTCATGCTTTAATTGAGGTTAAGTCTAATCAAATAATTACTCGTTGTGGTATTACTGAAGTATATTTTGCCAATGTGGACGATGAGACAATTAAGGCTTATGTAGCCACTGGTGAGCCGTTGAAGTGTGCTGGAAGTTTCGCCTTAGAAGGAAGGGGAGGATTTTTAATAGATAAAATTATCGGTTGTCATAGCAACGTTATCGGTTTGAGTTTACCCCTATTACGCACTATGTTAGGAGAATTAAATTATCGGGTCACGGATTTTTGGTAA
- a CDS encoding thioredoxin, giving the protein MSKVIELQDAQFTTEVMEYQDTVLAYFWASWCGPCRLVSPSITWIADNYQDRLKVVKLEIDASPESVANCQVEGVPALRVFRNGEIIASLEGAVGKQKLQEFVEAVI; this is encoded by the coding sequence ATGAGTAAAGTTATCGAATTGCAAGATGCACAATTTACCACTGAGGTAATGGAATATCAGGATACAGTTCTAGCATACTTTTGGGCTTCTTGGTGTGGTCCATGTCGTTTAGTTTCCCCTTCCATTACTTGGATAGCTGACAACTATCAAGATCGTCTCAAAGTGGTAAAGTTAGAAATTGATGCTAGTCCTGAAAGTGTTGCAAATTGTCAGGTTGAGGGAGTTCCAGCTTTAAGAGTATTTCGCAACGGAGAAATTATTGCTAGTTTGGAGGGCGCTGTCGGCAAACAAAAATTACAAGAATTTGTCGAAGCGGTTATTTAA
- a CDS encoding site-specific DNA-methyltransferase, protein MNITTAETKVCFTHKNISLIQGSSLDENLFSEEFIDLIVTSPPYNVGIEYNSNNDELSYQDYLEFSEKWMSNCYRWSHPEARFLLNIPLDKNKGGHRSVGADLTTIAQKVGWLYHSTIIWNEGNISRRTAWGSWQSASAPYVIAPVELIVVLYKNKWKKTKGTKKSDISKEEFMQWTNGLWVFNGESKKRIGHPAPFPKQLPYRAIKLFSYQDDLVFDPFTGSGTTLIVAENTKRKSVGVEIDTHYYELAKERILREVGSLPI, encoded by the coding sequence ATGAATATCACAACTGCAGAAACAAAAGTTTGTTTTACCCATAAAAATATATCCTTAATTCAAGGTAGTAGTCTTGACGAAAATTTATTTTCTGAAGAATTTATCGATTTAATCGTTACTTCCCCTCCCTATAACGTTGGCATCGAATACAATTCCAACAATGATGAATTATCCTATCAAGATTACTTAGAATTTTCTGAAAAATGGATGTCGAATTGCTATCGATGGAGTCATCCAGAAGCAAGATTTTTGCTTAATATACCACTAGACAAAAATAAAGGCGGACATCGTAGTGTTGGTGCAGACTTAACGACTATAGCTCAAAAAGTGGGTTGGTTATACCACTCTACTATTATTTGGAATGAAGGAAATATATCACGAAGAACCGCTTGGGGATCGTGGCAATCGGCCTCCGCACCTTATGTAATAGCACCTGTTGAATTAATTGTAGTTTTATATAAAAATAAATGGAAAAAAACAAAAGGTACAAAAAAAAGTGATATTAGCAAAGAAGAATTTATGCAATGGACTAATGGATTATGGGTTTTCAATGGCGAAAGTAAAAAAAGGATTGGACATCCAGCGCCCTTCCCCAAACAATTACCCTATCGTGCCATAAAATTATTTAGTTATCAAGATGATCTAGTTTTTGACCCTTTTACCGGTAGTGGCACAACGTTAATTGTTGCAGAAAATACCAAAAGGAAAAGCGTTGGAGTAGAAATAGATACTCATTACTATGAGTTAGCCAAAGAAAGAATTTTAAGAGAAGTCGGTTCATTGCCAATATAA
- a CDS encoding HNH endonuclease: MSKDTQADIVMEYFTNHPQKDIPHPEVVDWAVQQYEKRTGKKFRDPDRQIRKFHQEGLLIKVKKGVYRYDPDLVKIRELEDFSESQKQAILQRDNYRCVICGKGKNEGIELHVDHIKPKDNGGRATIENGQTLCSVHNFRKKNYQQTETGKKMFIRLYDLAQSIEDRETMNFCEEILEVFEKNNINGHIEWKK; the protein is encoded by the coding sequence ATGTCCAAAGATACACAAGCTGATATTGTCATGGAATATTTTACCAATCATCCTCAAAAAGATATTCCTCATCCCGAAGTGGTTGATTGGGCAGTTCAACAATACGAAAAAAGAACCGGCAAAAAATTTAGAGACCCAGATCGCCAAATCAGAAAATTTCATCAAGAAGGGTTATTAATCAAGGTCAAAAAAGGTGTTTATCGTTATGATCCTGATCTCGTCAAAATAAGAGAATTAGAAGATTTTAGCGAATCGCAAAAACAGGCAATTTTGCAGAGAGACAATTATCGCTGTGTCATTTGTGGTAAAGGTAAAAATGAAGGAATAGAGTTGCACGTTGATCATATTAAACCAAAAGATAACGGCGGAAGAGCTACCATCGAAAATGGTCAAACTTTGTGTTCAGTACATAACTTTAGAAAGAAAAATTATCAGCAAACAGAAACAGGGAAAAAAATGTTTATACGATTATACGATCTTGCTCAATCTATTGAAGACAGAGAAACCATGAATTTTTGTGAGGAAATTCTCGAAGTCTTTGAGAAAAATAATATTAATGGTCATATAGAATGGAAGAAATGA
- a CDS encoding DUF433 domain-containing protein has translation MKHQELFKRISINPQFCFGKPCIKGHRIWVSLILDFLATGMTVNDILLEYPQLELEDIMACLAYGAEMARERYVEIEFDSVA, from the coding sequence ATGAAACATCAAGAGTTATTTAAAAGAATATCCATAAATCCTCAATTTTGTTTTGGAAAACCGTGCATTAAAGGACATCGTATTTGGGTTTCTTTGATTTTAGATTTTTTAGCAACCGGGATGACTGTTAATGACATATTGCTGGAATATCCCCAATTAGAATTAGAGGATATAATGGCTTGTTTGGCTTATGGTGCAGAAATGGCGAGAGAAAGATATGTAGAAATTGAATTTGATTCTGTGGCATGA
- a CDS encoding DUF5615 family PIN-like protein, which yields MKFKLDENIGTRGRQLFIRAGLDVATVVEQNLAGSDDDTLIDICRQEERCIVTLDLDFSNPIRYQPSKYCGIAVLRLPKQTSHQDLLDAISTLIQALNNNVIIGKLWIIQKGKLRIYQEDDY from the coding sequence ATGAAATTTAAATTAGATGAAAATATCGGCACAAGAGGGCGACAGTTATTTATCAGGGCTGGTTTAGATGTGGCTACAGTAGTAGAACAAAATTTAGCTGGTAGTGATGATGATACTTTAATTGATATTTGTCGTCAGGAAGAAAGATGTATTGTAACTTTGGATTTAGATTTTAGTAATCCGATTCGTTATCAACCTTCAAAATATTGTGGAATAGCAGTTTTGAGACTGCCAAAACAAACAAGTCATCAAGATTTATTAGATGCCATTTCAACTTTGATTCAAGCCTTAAATAACAATGTTATTATTGGTAAATTATGGATTATTCAAAAAGGTAAATTGCGTATCTATCAAGAAGATGATTATTGA
- a CDS encoding LL-diaminopimelate aminotransferase produces MQLSNRIKPLQSNVFADMDRAKSEGIKQGKTLIDLSLGSADLPTPPHILKTIAESLENSALHGYLLHRGTKEFRETVAQWYEQRFAIPVDAETEVLPLIGSQEGTAHLPLAVLNQGDYALVLDPGYPSHIGGVYLAGGQIYPMALREENNFLPQFEEIPKSILTQAKMMILSYPHNPTSALAPQHFWEKAVKFCIDNNLILVHDFPYMDIVFKDNKPFSVFQFDKEKQISIEFYTFSKSYNMGGFRLGFAIGNQELIQALKQVKSVIDFNQYKGILQAGMVALTSSQECVKNTVNIYQERRDFMVNALNNIGWQVNSPQATLYLWLKLPPHGQQNSMQFCVDLVQQTGVALSPGAGFGTQGEGYVRLALVQDLATLQEAVNRIQGFISKV; encoded by the coding sequence ATGCAATTATCAAACCGTATTAAACCTTTACAAAGTAATGTTTTTGCTGATATGGATCGCGCTAAAAGTGAAGGGATTAAGCAAGGAAAAACCTTAATTGACTTGTCATTAGGTTCGGCAGATTTACCTACGCCCCCTCATATTCTTAAAACCATAGCAGAAAGTTTAGAAAACAGCGCCCTCCACGGCTACTTATTACATCGGGGTACAAAAGAATTTCGAGAAACCGTAGCGCAATGGTATGAGCAAAGATTTGCCATCCCCGTGGATGCAGAAACGGAGGTTTTACCCCTCATTGGCTCACAAGAAGGCACGGCGCACCTCCCCCTAGCAGTATTGAATCAAGGAGATTACGCGCTGGTTTTAGACCCCGGTTATCCTTCCCACATTGGGGGAGTGTATCTAGCAGGAGGGCAAATTTACCCTATGGCATTGAGAGAAGAAAATAATTTTTTACCACAGTTTGAGGAGATTCCTAAATCTATCTTAACTCAGGCAAAAATGATGATTCTTAGCTATCCTCACAATCCAACCAGCGCCCTCGCTCCTCAACATTTCTGGGAAAAAGCAGTTAAATTTTGTATTGATAATAATTTAATCTTGGTTCATGATTTTCCTTATATGGATATTGTTTTTAAAGATAATAAACCATTTTCTGTATTTCAATTTGATAAAGAAAAACAAATTTCTATAGAATTTTATACTTTTTCTAAATCTTATAATATGGGAGGATTTAGATTAGGTTTTGCCATAGGGAATCAAGAATTAATTCAAGCATTAAAGCAAGTTAAATCAGTGATTGATTTTAACCAATATAAAGGAATTTTACAAGCGGGAATGGTAGCTTTAACCTCATCTCAAGAATGTGTAAAAAATACAGTAAATATTTATCAAGAAAGACGAGATTTTATGGTTAATGCGTTAAATAACATTGGTTGGCAAGTCAATTCACCCCAAGCTACCCTTTATTTATGGTTAAAATTACCGCCCCATGGTCAACAAAATTCTATGCAATTTTGCGTTGATTTGGTACAACAGACGGGAGTGGCATTGTCGCCGGGCGCTGGTTTTGGCACACAAGGGGAAGGTTATGTACGCCTTGCCTTGGTGCAAGATTTAGCCACTTTGCAAGAAGCTGTTAATCGCATTCAAGGTTTTATTAGCAAGGTGTAA
- a CDS encoding NAD(P)/FAD-dependent oxidoreductase produces MSKNKSWQVLIIGGGAAGITVASQLKNKYDNLNIGIIEPSENHYYQPAWSLVGGGEYQFEDTVKHEQNLIPRGVTWIKDFATNIDPEQNQVTVKSGTVHQYDYLVVCPGIIIDWDKITGFKEAIGKNDVTSNYVKEFVSYTWESLQNFKGGTAIFTFPAGAIKCPGAPQKIMYMADEYFRKQGIREKTTIIYANAGAKMFGVPTYCKPLEEIVERKGIDVKYGYNLIELKPDTKEAVFAVNGGENVTIKYDMIHVSPGMKPFDFIKDSPISNEQGWVNVDQYTCQHPHYKNVFGLGDASSLPTSKTAAAIRKEAPTVVANIGALMAQQQPQERYNGYACCPLITGYGKVIMAEFDYDKQPMPSFPLDPTKERASMWFVKKYVLPWLYWNRMLKGKPLEADSWRFLLPR; encoded by the coding sequence ATGAGTAAAAATAAATCTTGGCAAGTGTTAATAATTGGGGGGGGCGCTGCTGGTATTACCGTAGCATCTCAACTTAAAAATAAATATGATAACCTCAATATAGGAATTATTGAACCATCAGAAAACCATTACTATCAACCAGCATGGTCATTAGTTGGTGGTGGTGAGTATCAATTTGAAGATACCGTAAAACATGAACAAAATTTGATCCCTCGTGGTGTTACTTGGATCAAGGATTTTGCTACAAATATTGATCCCGAACAAAATCAAGTTACCGTTAAAAGTGGTACAGTGCATCAATATGATTATTTGGTAGTATGCCCCGGCATTATCATTGATTGGGATAAAATTACAGGATTTAAAGAAGCCATCGGCAAAAATGACGTTACCTCCAACTACGTTAAAGAATTTGTCTCTTATACATGGGAAAGTCTGCAAAACTTCAAAGGTGGTACGGCTATATTTACATTTCCTGCTGGAGCGATTAAATGTCCCGGCGCCCCCCAAAAAATCATGTACATGGCTGATGAGTATTTTCGTAAACAGGGCATTAGGGAAAAAACCACCATTATTTATGCCAATGCTGGAGCGAAAATGTTTGGTGTGCCTACCTATTGCAAACCCTTAGAAGAAATTGTCGAGCGTAAAGGTATTGACGTAAAATACGGTTATAATTTGATCGAATTGAAACCTGACACCAAAGAAGCGGTGTTTGCAGTCAATGGTGGAGAAAATGTTACCATCAAATATGACATGATTCATGTGTCACCCGGCATGAAACCCTTTGATTTTATCAAAGATAGTCCTATCAGTAATGAGCAAGGTTGGGTAAATGTCGATCAATACACTTGCCAACATCCCCACTATAAAAACGTTTTTGGTTTAGGTGATGCTTCTTCTTTACCCACATCAAAAACTGCAGCCGCCATTCGCAAAGAAGCGCCCACCGTCGTCGCCAATATAGGGGCGCTGATGGCTCAACAGCAACCCCAAGAGAGATATAATGGTTATGCTTGTTGTCCATTGATTACGGGTTATGGCAAGGTAATTATGGCAGAATTTGACTATGATAAGCAACCCATGCCCAGTTTTCCTCTTGATCCTACCAAAGAAAGGGCTAGTATGTGGTTTGTGAAAAAGTATGTATTACCTTGGCTATATTGGAATCGGATGTTAAAAGGGAAGCCTTTAGAAGCCGATAGTTGGCGCTTTTTGTTACCAAGATAA